The following proteins are encoded in a genomic region of Oncorhynchus keta strain PuntledgeMale-10-30-2019 chromosome 35, Oket_V2, whole genome shotgun sequence:
- the slirp gene encoding SRA stem-loop-interacting RNA-binding protein, mitochondrial — protein sequence MASSKKVFEVFVSKIPWTIASKDMKEYFGQFGQVKKCLLPFDKETGFHRGFCWIGYTSEEGLHNALQKDQHMLEGATLQVQRNRKVFAGQKTNKEVVEGW from the exons ATGGCATCGTCTAAGAAGGTTTTTGAGGTGTTTGTGTCTAAAATACCATGGACCATTGCAAGCA AGGACATGAAGGAGTACTTTGGGCAGTTCGGGCAAGTCAAGAAATGCCTACTTCCTTTT gacaaggagacaGGATTCCACAGAGGCTTCTGCTGGATCGGCTACACGTCCGAGGAAGGCCTGCACAATGCTCTCCAGAAAGACCAACACATGCTGGAGGGAGCCACG CTTCAAGTTCAAAGAAACAGAAAAGTGTTTGCGGGACAGAAGACAAACAAagaggtggtggagggatggTGA
- the LOC118368039 gene encoding uncharacterized protein LOC118368039: protein MIPKIIIFGYTDYTVVNKKRIATCKTCGKKITDGGATTSNFVRHLKLHKERFEQYQMNKSVTSEPQQSPISQFMETRVGQYSMNHPQQKAINNAILSDLVIDCNLPLSVVENKSFRHFLSVVDSKYSPVCCRTLTSKVENLATERRSKLKTQLSNTDHVSVTVDIWSDRKMRGFLGVTVHCMEKDGERLQLKSNLLACDSVKGPHMAERICEQFEAICYEYGIKDKLDYIISDNAANMRKSFTVCFPIEQEDEVHDEDHLDDPELWNDLTLEDQQTVDATITKKQRLQCFAHTLQLVVGDGLKETKVMTPCLSKLLKISSLLHTNTTFKEVFEAEFGERGIPAAVNTRWISTLRQVKAVVRCDHRKLSHVLEKAGHKELLFTVREWNKLKELVDILKPFGEATDMIQGEKMVTISSVIPSVLSLNHHLEQRKPHVHFLSGLVRSLQASLNKRFLGIFINVKMARTQDGISAPFSDPVYLKAAALDPAFSLMWVEHHVLVKEEVKEEVAQRVKELILEDASGTEQAVPLVDEKEREDYSLGQEDGLFAAYCKRQKKAVGTTPALQLSHYLDICEGQNALLFWAMNRKVLPSLCRVAIRVLAVPASSAPVERVFSHGGIILRPHRAQMTDRLLSNLVFCKCNAS from the exons atgatacccaaaATTATTATTTTCGGATATACAGACTACACTGTAGTCAACAAAAAAcggattgcaacttgcaaaacatgcggGAAAAAAATTACAGATGGAGGCGCAACAACTTCTaactttgttcgacatttgaagctgcacaaagaacg ATTTGAACAATACCAGATGAACAAAAGTGTCACAAGTGAACCACAACAGTCTCCAATCTCACAGTTCATGGAGACCCGTGTAGGGCAGTACAGCATGAATCATCCACAGCAGAAAGCCATCAACAATGCAATACTGTCCGACCTGGTCATCGATTGCAACTTGCCTCTGTCTGTTGTGGAAAACAAGAGTTTTCGTCACTTTCTGTCAGTGGTTGACAGTAAGTACAGCCCAGTGTGTTGTAGAACATTGACATCAAAAGTAGAGAACCTCGCTACAGAGAGACGTTCAAAACTGAAAACTCAGTTGAGCAACACAGACCATGTTTCAGTCACAGTGGACATTTGGTCCGACCGAAAGATGAGGGGGTTCCTTGGTGTCACTGTGCACTGTAtggagaaagacggagagaggcTACAGCTCAAATCCAATCTCTTGGCCTGTGACAGCGTCAAAGGCCCACACATGGCCGAAAGAATCTGTGAGCAATTTGAGGCCATATGTTATGAGTACGGGATCAAAGATAAATTGGACTATATCATTAGTGACAATGCTGCCAACATGAGAAAATCATTCACGGTGTGCTTCCCCATTGAACAAGAAGATGAAGTACATGACGAAGATCACCTTGATGACCCAGAGCTCTGGAATGACCTAACCCTGGAAGACCAGCAAACAGTGGATGCTACTATTACAAAAAAACAGCGTTTGCAGTGTTTTGCCCACACTCTCCAGCTGGTGGTGGGAGATGGCTTGAAAGAAACAAAAGTGATGACTCCTTGTCTTTCAAAGTTATTAAAAATCAGCTCACTGCTACATACAAACACAACATTCAAAGAGGTGTTTGAAGCTGAATTTGGGGAAAGAGGAATCCCTGCTGCTGTCAACACAAGATGGATCTCAACACTGAGACAAGTGAAGGCAGTTGTTCGATGTGACCATCGAAAGCTCAGTCATGTTCTAGAAAAGGCTGGGCACAAGGAGTTGTTGTTCACAGTACGGGAGTGGAATAAGTTGAAGGAGTTGGTGGACATCCTGAAGCCATTTGGAGAAGCAACAGATATGATACAGGGGGAGAAGATGGTCACAATCAGTTCTGTTattccctctgtcctgtccctgaaTCACCACCTGGAGCAGCGGAAGCCTCACGTCCACTTCCTGAGCGGCCTGGTCAGAAGTCTCCAGGCATCCCTGAACAAAAGATTTCTTGGAATCTTCATCAATGTGAAAATGGCCAGGACACAAGATGGAATCAGTGCCCCATTTTCAGATCCAGTCTACCTCAAAGCAGCTGCTTTGGATCCAGCTTTTTCTCTGATGTGGGTGGAGCACCATGTGCTGGTCAAGGAGGAGGTCAAGGAGGAGGTGGCACAGAGAGTGAAAG AACTGATTCTGGAAGATGCTTCAGGGACTGAGCAAGCTGTGCCTCTTGTTGATGAGAAAGAGCGAGAGGACTATAGTCTTGGACAAGAAGATGGGCTGTTTGCAGCATACTGTAAGAGGCAGAAGAAAGCTGTTGGGACCACTCCAGCACTACAgctaagtcactaccttgacatATGCGAAGGACAGAATGCCCTCTTGTTCTGGGCAATGAACAGGAAGGTTCTTCCTTCACTGTGCCGAGTGGCCATCAGGGTCTTGGCAGTACCTGCCTCCAGTGCCCCGGTAGAGCGTGTCTTCAGCCATGGTGGCATCATACTGCGACCTCATCGTGCACAAATGACTGACAGACTTTTATCGAATTTGGTCTTTTGCAAATGCAATGCATCATAG